A genomic region of Dreissena polymorpha isolate Duluth1 chromosome 4, UMN_Dpol_1.0, whole genome shotgun sequence contains the following coding sequences:
- the LOC127879413 gene encoding ATP-dependent DNA helicase Q5-like isoform X2: MPTGAGKSLCYQLPALMASGLTFVVSPLIALMQDQLKHLSQLGIRSETINSKMSASERNKVLKDLNRDLPKTKLLYITPEQADTDSFKSLAESLMQRKLVKYFVIDEAHCVSQWGHDFRPTYLRLGYFRTKYLKGIPCIALTATAPNQVLDDIIKQLKLKEPIAKFRQSVFRPNLYYEVCVKDTIGDAFDHLKKFALKALGGTDFEDTENWSEHGCGIVYCRTRDGCEEVAGHLTRRGIPARPYHAGLKSADREANQTEWMEGRFPIICATISFGMGVDKANVRFVAHWNLPKSMAGYYQESGRAGRDGLRSYCRLYYSREDRNTVGFLINNEAKRSKKKDKDAVKLQLKAAMKNFEAMVTFCEEIKCRHWSIAQFFGDEKPACGGSCDACKDPKGVEKNLLELQRGMFASVNQRKGPGTMYYVDEDVSGDMYGGGRKGAKIDTEDYDDRYASGDEDYNSREAQESREKKERTSFIMNQFKKRKGEGESSKAEEFVPPSEDCPLREAASQRIPKLTVVAREHCMSLIENALVSNYVQYYRDVPEKLEAQDYVPRCTAIDLELEVFKANRLHNIYKTSIMRKVTEIKKSTALKQLHSSMAPIAHTPVTLDSESKDEVLNCDKTCTAATEASDSADEPAPSSLIPVDGKSDRDPFCIPSKPTKAVTLLSLADIKDDKGCDADDSVTDLPEQEKGLANSRIDPAVTEGCLKKETLNDKPVEVAAKPKMVYFFERGDSLNEDSKDVSKAASLTDLSSFVRDQRSIGFIKQSLKRPLDDRDSLLPNKHRRTGDVLQSNSLNGSKQKTDQNHKDSSLNTGTTQHHIKDKVTPTSSGDMPESAVRLKECADLVVKYLTLHFKAGQIASKDLFKKTAKIVSHHLAENTKGLIIDKVKESAKQTIKAMFSGQKRIMTDEDIHNLKL, translated from the exons ATGCCAACTGGGGCAGGAAAATCCTTGTGCTACCAACTTCCAGCACTCATGGCATCTGGACTGACATTTGTAGTGTCCCCTCTTATTGCTCTCATGCAAGACCAGTTAAAACATCTGTCCCAGCTTGGAATTCGTTCTGAAACAATAAACTCCAAAATGTCTGCAAGTGAACGTAATAAGGTTCTTAAAGATTTGAATAGAGATCTTCCGAAGACTAAACTACTTTACATAACCCCTGAACAAGCAGATACGGACAGCTTCAAATCACTGGCAGAGTCACTTATGCAAAGAAAACTTGTAAAGTATTTTGTGATTGATGAAGCCCATTGTGTGTCTCAGTGGGGTCACGACTTTCGACCTACCTATCTCCGCCTTGGTTATTTTCGGACTAAATATTTAAAAGGTATTCCTTGTATAGCATTAACAGCCACGGCTCCAAACCAAGTTCTTGATGACATAATTAAGCAGCTTAAACTGAAGGAACCCATAGCAAAATTCAGACAAAGTGTGTTCAGGCCAAACTTGTATTATGAAGTCTGTGTCAAGGATACAATTGGTGACGCGTTTGACCACCTGAAAAAGTTTGCTTTGAAAGCTTTAGGAGGTACAGACTTTGAGGATACAGAAAACTGG TCAGAGCATGGTTGTGGGATTGTTTATTGTCGCACACGAGATGGCTGTGAAGAGGTGGCAGGTCACCTGACGAGACGAGGAATTCCTGCACGACCCTACCATGCTGGGCTCAAGTCAGCAGACAG AGAGGCCAATCAGACTGAATGGATGGAAGGACGTTTTCCAATCATTTGTGCCACAATCAGCTTTGGCATGGGAGTGGATAAAGCAAATGTCAG GTTTGTAGCCCACTGGAATCTGCCCAAGTCCATGGCAGGCTACTACCAGGAGTCAGGTCGGGCAGGTCGAGATGGTCTCCGCTCATACTGCCGGCTCTACTACTCGCGAGAGGACCGTAACACAGTGGGCTTCCTTATCAACAATGAGGCCAAGAGGAGCAAGAAG aaaGACAAGGATGCAGTTAAACTACAACTTAAGGCTGCAATGAAAAACTTTGAAGCCATGGTAACATTCTGCGAAGAAATCAA ATGCCGCCACTGGAGCATAGCTCAATTCTTTGGTGATGAAAAACCTGCGTGTGGTGGTTCCTGCGATGCCTGTAAGGACCCGAAGGGAGTTGAGAAGAACCTGCTGGAGCTGCAGAGGGGCATGTTTGCGTCAGTCAACCAGCGCAAGGGTCCAGGGACCATGTACTATGTGGATGAAGATGTGTCAGGGGATATGTATGGCGGAGGTCGAAAAGGGGCAAAAAT AGATACAGAGGACTATGATGACCGGTATGCAAGTGGTGACGAGGATTATAACTCCAGAGAGGCCCAGGAATCACGAGAGAAAAAAGAGCGCACATCTTTCATAATGAACCAGTTCAAAAAGAGGAAAGGA GAAGGAGAGAGCTCCAAAGCAGAAGAGTTTGTACCTCCCAGTGAAGATTGTCCTCTGAGGGAAGCAGCCAGTCAACGGATACCAAAGCTCACTGTAGTG GCAAGAGAACACTGCATGAGCCTTATAGAGAATGCCTTAGTCTCTAACTATGTGCAGTACTACCGGGATGTACCAGAAAAACTGGAGGCCCAAGACTATGTGCCGCGATGCACTGCCATTGACTTGGAGTTGGAAGTCTTCAAAG CTAACAGACTCCACAATATATACAAGACCTCAATTATGCGAAAAGTGACAGAGATCAAGAAATCAACAGCCTTAAAGCAGCTGCACAGCTCAATGGCACCAATAGCACACACACCTGTGACCTTGGACTCGGAATCGAAAGATGAAGTATTGAACTGTGATAAAACTTGTACAGCTGCAACAGAGGCAAGTGATTCTGCAGATGAGCCAGCGCCTAGCAGCCTCATTCCTGTAGATGGCAAAAGTGATAGGGACCCATTTTGCATTCCAAGCAAGCCAACAAAGGCTGTGACTTTACTAAGTTTAGCTGACATCAAGGATGATAAAGGTTGTGATGCGGACGATAGTGTTACAGATTTGCCTGAACAAGAAAAGGGTTTGGCAAATTCCAGAATAGATCCTGCTGTAACTGAAGGTTGCTTAAAGAAAGAAACTTTGAATGATAAGCCAGTAGAAGTCGCTGCCAAGCCAAAGATGGTGTATTTCTTTGAAAGAGGTGACTCGCTTAATGAGGATAGTAAAGATGTGTCCAAAGCTGCCTCCTTAACTGATCTATCCAGTTTTGTCAGAGATCAACGATCTATCGGCTTCATTAAGCAGTCTTTGAAACGACCCTTGGAT GATAGGGATTCACTGTTGCCAAATAAGCACAGAAGAACTGGAGATGTTCTACAATCAAACAGCCTGAATGGCAGTAAACAGAAGACAGACCAAAACCATAAAGATTCAAGTCTCAACACCGGTACAACTCAACACCACATAAAGGACAAGGTCACCCCAACATCCAGTGGTGATATGCCTGAGTCTGCTGTCAGATTAAAGGAATGTGCTGATTTGGTTGTTAAATACTTGACACTGCATTTTAAGGCTGGCCAGATAGCATCCAAG GATCTTTTTAAGAAAACAGCCAAAATAGTATCCCATCATCTTGCAGAGAACACAAAAGGCCTGATAATCGATAAAG taaaagaatCTGCAAAACAGACAATCAAGGCCATGTTCAGTGGGCAGAAGAGGATCATGACAGATGAAGACATTCACAATCTAAAGCTATAA
- the LOC127879413 gene encoding ATP-dependent DNA helicase Q5-like isoform X1 — translation MTDAKEKALNVLANVFKHAKFRSDLQEKAILKVVEGKEDVFICMPTGAGKSLCYQLPALMASGLTFVVSPLIALMQDQLKHLSQLGIRSETINSKMSASERNKVLKDLNRDLPKTKLLYITPEQADTDSFKSLAESLMQRKLVKYFVIDEAHCVSQWGHDFRPTYLRLGYFRTKYLKGIPCIALTATAPNQVLDDIIKQLKLKEPIAKFRQSVFRPNLYYEVCVKDTIGDAFDHLKKFALKALGGTDFEDTENWSEHGCGIVYCRTRDGCEEVAGHLTRRGIPARPYHAGLKSADREANQTEWMEGRFPIICATISFGMGVDKANVRFVAHWNLPKSMAGYYQESGRAGRDGLRSYCRLYYSREDRNTVGFLINNEAKRSKKKDKDAVKLQLKAAMKNFEAMVTFCEEIKCRHWSIAQFFGDEKPACGGSCDACKDPKGVEKNLLELQRGMFASVNQRKGPGTMYYVDEDVSGDMYGGGRKGAKIDTEDYDDRYASGDEDYNSREAQESREKKERTSFIMNQFKKRKGEGESSKAEEFVPPSEDCPLREAASQRIPKLTVVAREHCMSLIENALVSNYVQYYRDVPEKLEAQDYVPRCTAIDLELEVFKANRLHNIYKTSIMRKVTEIKKSTALKQLHSSMAPIAHTPVTLDSESKDEVLNCDKTCTAATEASDSADEPAPSSLIPVDGKSDRDPFCIPSKPTKAVTLLSLADIKDDKGCDADDSVTDLPEQEKGLANSRIDPAVTEGCLKKETLNDKPVEVAAKPKMVYFFERGDSLNEDSKDVSKAASLTDLSSFVRDQRSIGFIKQSLKRPLDDRDSLLPNKHRRTGDVLQSNSLNGSKQKTDQNHKDSSLNTGTTQHHIKDKVTPTSSGDMPESAVRLKECADLVVKYLTLHFKAGQIASKDLFKKTAKIVSHHLAENTKGLIIDKVKESAKQTIKAMFSGQKRIMTDEDIHNLKL, via the exons ATGACAGACGCAAAAGAAAAAGCGTTAAATGTCCTTGCGAACGTCTTCAAACATGCAAAATTTCGATCAGATCTTCAAGAAAAAGCAATACTCAAAGTAGTTGAGG GTAAAGAGGATGTATTCATCTGCATGCCAACTGGGGCAGGAAAATCCTTGTGCTACCAACTTCCAGCACTCATGGCATCTGGACTGACATTTGTAGTGTCCCCTCTTATTGCTCTCATGCAAGACCAGTTAAAACATCTGTCCCAGCTTGGAATTCGTTCTGAAACAATAAACTCCAAAATGTCTGCAAGTGAACGTAATAAGGTTCTTAAAGATTTGAATAGAGATCTTCCGAAGACTAAACTACTTTACATAACCCCTGAACAAGCAGATACGGACAGCTTCAAATCACTGGCAGAGTCACTTATGCAAAGAAAACTTGTAAAGTATTTTGTGATTGATGAAGCCCATTGTGTGTCTCAGTGGGGTCACGACTTTCGACCTACCTATCTCCGCCTTGGTTATTTTCGGACTAAATATTTAAAAGGTATTCCTTGTATAGCATTAACAGCCACGGCTCCAAACCAAGTTCTTGATGACATAATTAAGCAGCTTAAACTGAAGGAACCCATAGCAAAATTCAGACAAAGTGTGTTCAGGCCAAACTTGTATTATGAAGTCTGTGTCAAGGATACAATTGGTGACGCGTTTGACCACCTGAAAAAGTTTGCTTTGAAAGCTTTAGGAGGTACAGACTTTGAGGATACAGAAAACTGG TCAGAGCATGGTTGTGGGATTGTTTATTGTCGCACACGAGATGGCTGTGAAGAGGTGGCAGGTCACCTGACGAGACGAGGAATTCCTGCACGACCCTACCATGCTGGGCTCAAGTCAGCAGACAG AGAGGCCAATCAGACTGAATGGATGGAAGGACGTTTTCCAATCATTTGTGCCACAATCAGCTTTGGCATGGGAGTGGATAAAGCAAATGTCAG GTTTGTAGCCCACTGGAATCTGCCCAAGTCCATGGCAGGCTACTACCAGGAGTCAGGTCGGGCAGGTCGAGATGGTCTCCGCTCATACTGCCGGCTCTACTACTCGCGAGAGGACCGTAACACAGTGGGCTTCCTTATCAACAATGAGGCCAAGAGGAGCAAGAAG aaaGACAAGGATGCAGTTAAACTACAACTTAAGGCTGCAATGAAAAACTTTGAAGCCATGGTAACATTCTGCGAAGAAATCAA ATGCCGCCACTGGAGCATAGCTCAATTCTTTGGTGATGAAAAACCTGCGTGTGGTGGTTCCTGCGATGCCTGTAAGGACCCGAAGGGAGTTGAGAAGAACCTGCTGGAGCTGCAGAGGGGCATGTTTGCGTCAGTCAACCAGCGCAAGGGTCCAGGGACCATGTACTATGTGGATGAAGATGTGTCAGGGGATATGTATGGCGGAGGTCGAAAAGGGGCAAAAAT AGATACAGAGGACTATGATGACCGGTATGCAAGTGGTGACGAGGATTATAACTCCAGAGAGGCCCAGGAATCACGAGAGAAAAAAGAGCGCACATCTTTCATAATGAACCAGTTCAAAAAGAGGAAAGGA GAAGGAGAGAGCTCCAAAGCAGAAGAGTTTGTACCTCCCAGTGAAGATTGTCCTCTGAGGGAAGCAGCCAGTCAACGGATACCAAAGCTCACTGTAGTG GCAAGAGAACACTGCATGAGCCTTATAGAGAATGCCTTAGTCTCTAACTATGTGCAGTACTACCGGGATGTACCAGAAAAACTGGAGGCCCAAGACTATGTGCCGCGATGCACTGCCATTGACTTGGAGTTGGAAGTCTTCAAAG CTAACAGACTCCACAATATATACAAGACCTCAATTATGCGAAAAGTGACAGAGATCAAGAAATCAACAGCCTTAAAGCAGCTGCACAGCTCAATGGCACCAATAGCACACACACCTGTGACCTTGGACTCGGAATCGAAAGATGAAGTATTGAACTGTGATAAAACTTGTACAGCTGCAACAGAGGCAAGTGATTCTGCAGATGAGCCAGCGCCTAGCAGCCTCATTCCTGTAGATGGCAAAAGTGATAGGGACCCATTTTGCATTCCAAGCAAGCCAACAAAGGCTGTGACTTTACTAAGTTTAGCTGACATCAAGGATGATAAAGGTTGTGATGCGGACGATAGTGTTACAGATTTGCCTGAACAAGAAAAGGGTTTGGCAAATTCCAGAATAGATCCTGCTGTAACTGAAGGTTGCTTAAAGAAAGAAACTTTGAATGATAAGCCAGTAGAAGTCGCTGCCAAGCCAAAGATGGTGTATTTCTTTGAAAGAGGTGACTCGCTTAATGAGGATAGTAAAGATGTGTCCAAAGCTGCCTCCTTAACTGATCTATCCAGTTTTGTCAGAGATCAACGATCTATCGGCTTCATTAAGCAGTCTTTGAAACGACCCTTGGAT GATAGGGATTCACTGTTGCCAAATAAGCACAGAAGAACTGGAGATGTTCTACAATCAAACAGCCTGAATGGCAGTAAACAGAAGACAGACCAAAACCATAAAGATTCAAGTCTCAACACCGGTACAACTCAACACCACATAAAGGACAAGGTCACCCCAACATCCAGTGGTGATATGCCTGAGTCTGCTGTCAGATTAAAGGAATGTGCTGATTTGGTTGTTAAATACTTGACACTGCATTTTAAGGCTGGCCAGATAGCATCCAAG GATCTTTTTAAGAAAACAGCCAAAATAGTATCCCATCATCTTGCAGAGAACACAAAAGGCCTGATAATCGATAAAG taaaagaatCTGCAAAACAGACAATCAAGGCCATGTTCAGTGGGCAGAAGAGGATCATGACAGATGAAGACATTCACAATCTAAAGCTATAA
- the LOC127879413 gene encoding ATP-dependent DNA helicase Q5-like isoform X3: MTDAKEKALNVLANVFKHAKFRSDLQEKAILKVVEGKEDVFICMPTGAGKSLCYQLPALMASGLTFVVSPLIALMQDQLKHLSQLGIRSETINSKMSASERNKVLKDLNRDLPKTKLLYITPEQADTDSFKSLAESLMQRKLVKYFVIDEAHCVSQWGHDFRPTYLRLGYFRTKYLKGIPCIALTATAPNQVLDDIIKQLKLKEPIAKFRQSVFRPNLYYEVCVKDTIGDAFDHLKKFALKALGGTDFEDTENWSEHGCGIVYCRTRDGCEEVAGHLTRRGIPARPYHAGLKSADREANQTEWMEGRFPIICATISFGMGVDKANVRFVAHWNLPKSMAGYYQESGRAGRDGLRSYCRLYYSREDRNTVGFLINNEAKRSKKKDKDAVKLQLKAAMKNFEAMVTFCEEIKCRHWSIAQFFGDEKPACGGSCDACKDPKGVEKNLLELQRGMFASVNQRKGPGTMYYVDEDVSGDMYGGGRKGAKIDTEDYDDRYASGDEDYNSREAQESREKKERTSFIMNQFKKRKGEGESSKAEEFVPPSEDCPLREAASQRIPKLTVVAREHCMSLIENALVSNYVQYYRDVPEKLEAQDYVPRCTAIDLELEVFKANRLHNIYKTSIMRKVTEIKKSTALKQLHSSMAPIAHTPVTLDSESKDEVLNCDKTCTAATEASDSADEPAPSSLIPVDGKSDRDPFCIPSKPTKAVTLLSLADIKDDKGCDADDSVTDLPEQEKGLANSRIDPAVTEGCLKKETLNDKPVEVAAKPKMVYFFERGDSLNEDSKDVSKAASLTDLSSFVRDQRSIGFIKQSLKRPLDDRDSLLPNKHRRTGDVLQSNSLNGSKQKTDQNHKDSSLNTGTTQHHIKDKVTPTSSGDMPESAVRLKECADLVVKYLTLHFKAGQIASK, from the exons ATGACAGACGCAAAAGAAAAAGCGTTAAATGTCCTTGCGAACGTCTTCAAACATGCAAAATTTCGATCAGATCTTCAAGAAAAAGCAATACTCAAAGTAGTTGAGG GTAAAGAGGATGTATTCATCTGCATGCCAACTGGGGCAGGAAAATCCTTGTGCTACCAACTTCCAGCACTCATGGCATCTGGACTGACATTTGTAGTGTCCCCTCTTATTGCTCTCATGCAAGACCAGTTAAAACATCTGTCCCAGCTTGGAATTCGTTCTGAAACAATAAACTCCAAAATGTCTGCAAGTGAACGTAATAAGGTTCTTAAAGATTTGAATAGAGATCTTCCGAAGACTAAACTACTTTACATAACCCCTGAACAAGCAGATACGGACAGCTTCAAATCACTGGCAGAGTCACTTATGCAAAGAAAACTTGTAAAGTATTTTGTGATTGATGAAGCCCATTGTGTGTCTCAGTGGGGTCACGACTTTCGACCTACCTATCTCCGCCTTGGTTATTTTCGGACTAAATATTTAAAAGGTATTCCTTGTATAGCATTAACAGCCACGGCTCCAAACCAAGTTCTTGATGACATAATTAAGCAGCTTAAACTGAAGGAACCCATAGCAAAATTCAGACAAAGTGTGTTCAGGCCAAACTTGTATTATGAAGTCTGTGTCAAGGATACAATTGGTGACGCGTTTGACCACCTGAAAAAGTTTGCTTTGAAAGCTTTAGGAGGTACAGACTTTGAGGATACAGAAAACTGG TCAGAGCATGGTTGTGGGATTGTTTATTGTCGCACACGAGATGGCTGTGAAGAGGTGGCAGGTCACCTGACGAGACGAGGAATTCCTGCACGACCCTACCATGCTGGGCTCAAGTCAGCAGACAG AGAGGCCAATCAGACTGAATGGATGGAAGGACGTTTTCCAATCATTTGTGCCACAATCAGCTTTGGCATGGGAGTGGATAAAGCAAATGTCAG GTTTGTAGCCCACTGGAATCTGCCCAAGTCCATGGCAGGCTACTACCAGGAGTCAGGTCGGGCAGGTCGAGATGGTCTCCGCTCATACTGCCGGCTCTACTACTCGCGAGAGGACCGTAACACAGTGGGCTTCCTTATCAACAATGAGGCCAAGAGGAGCAAGAAG aaaGACAAGGATGCAGTTAAACTACAACTTAAGGCTGCAATGAAAAACTTTGAAGCCATGGTAACATTCTGCGAAGAAATCAA ATGCCGCCACTGGAGCATAGCTCAATTCTTTGGTGATGAAAAACCTGCGTGTGGTGGTTCCTGCGATGCCTGTAAGGACCCGAAGGGAGTTGAGAAGAACCTGCTGGAGCTGCAGAGGGGCATGTTTGCGTCAGTCAACCAGCGCAAGGGTCCAGGGACCATGTACTATGTGGATGAAGATGTGTCAGGGGATATGTATGGCGGAGGTCGAAAAGGGGCAAAAAT AGATACAGAGGACTATGATGACCGGTATGCAAGTGGTGACGAGGATTATAACTCCAGAGAGGCCCAGGAATCACGAGAGAAAAAAGAGCGCACATCTTTCATAATGAACCAGTTCAAAAAGAGGAAAGGA GAAGGAGAGAGCTCCAAAGCAGAAGAGTTTGTACCTCCCAGTGAAGATTGTCCTCTGAGGGAAGCAGCCAGTCAACGGATACCAAAGCTCACTGTAGTG GCAAGAGAACACTGCATGAGCCTTATAGAGAATGCCTTAGTCTCTAACTATGTGCAGTACTACCGGGATGTACCAGAAAAACTGGAGGCCCAAGACTATGTGCCGCGATGCACTGCCATTGACTTGGAGTTGGAAGTCTTCAAAG CTAACAGACTCCACAATATATACAAGACCTCAATTATGCGAAAAGTGACAGAGATCAAGAAATCAACAGCCTTAAAGCAGCTGCACAGCTCAATGGCACCAATAGCACACACACCTGTGACCTTGGACTCGGAATCGAAAGATGAAGTATTGAACTGTGATAAAACTTGTACAGCTGCAACAGAGGCAAGTGATTCTGCAGATGAGCCAGCGCCTAGCAGCCTCATTCCTGTAGATGGCAAAAGTGATAGGGACCCATTTTGCATTCCAAGCAAGCCAACAAAGGCTGTGACTTTACTAAGTTTAGCTGACATCAAGGATGATAAAGGTTGTGATGCGGACGATAGTGTTACAGATTTGCCTGAACAAGAAAAGGGTTTGGCAAATTCCAGAATAGATCCTGCTGTAACTGAAGGTTGCTTAAAGAAAGAAACTTTGAATGATAAGCCAGTAGAAGTCGCTGCCAAGCCAAAGATGGTGTATTTCTTTGAAAGAGGTGACTCGCTTAATGAGGATAGTAAAGATGTGTCCAAAGCTGCCTCCTTAACTGATCTATCCAGTTTTGTCAGAGATCAACGATCTATCGGCTTCATTAAGCAGTCTTTGAAACGACCCTTGGAT GATAGGGATTCACTGTTGCCAAATAAGCACAGAAGAACTGGAGATGTTCTACAATCAAACAGCCTGAATGGCAGTAAACAGAAGACAGACCAAAACCATAAAGATTCAAGTCTCAACACCGGTACAACTCAACACCACATAAAGGACAAGGTCACCCCAACATCCAGTGGTGATATGCCTGAGTCTGCTGTCAGATTAAAGGAATGTGCTGATTTGGTTGTTAAATACTTGACACTGCATTTTAAGGCTGGCCAGATAGCATCCAAG taa